CTCCTTTTATATGTTACCTTTTATTCTCTTTAATGCCCAATAATCCCATGTTTTCTCGGGATTTATGGGCATAAAAGCGATGGACCTGTCCATTACTGTCCTGTAGAATCTTAACTAAATTGTGGGGTGAATTGTGGGGTGAGTTTATGGCCTCTCACGCTGCGCATAAACTAAGTGCGCTCTTTGTTAAGAAAACAAATAAGCCTGGAAAGTATAGCGACGGGTTGGGTCTCTATTTGATTGTAGAACCGACAGGAAGCAAACGTTGGGAACAACGCCTTACTATTAAAGGTAAACGTTGTGACTTGGGTCTGGGCAGCACAAAGCTTGTAACATTAGAAGAAGCAAGGCTCACAGCTCAGTCAAACAAAAAGACGGCTAAAGATGGTGGCGACCCAAGACAGCTTAAGAAACTTCAAGAAGGGGAGCGGTTAAGCTTTTATGACGTGACGCTATCTGCCCATCAGGTTCTTGTCCCTACATTTAAGACTGAGAAATATGCAGAGCAGTGGCTAGCTACTCTTGAGAACCACGTATTCAAAGTCATAGGACATAAGCCTATTTCCAGCATCACATCAGCAGATATCTTGTCTGTCCTTGCACCTATTTGGACAGAAAAAACAGATACTGCAAAGAAGCTGAAACAGCGTTTAAGTTATATAATGAAGTGGGCTAAGGCTAAGGCATATTACACAGGCGATAACCCTGTTGAGCTAGCTGAACAAGCCCTTCCAAGACCAAAGGGATCTGACAATCATTTTGCAGCCCTGCCTTTCTCTGAAGTGCCCGGTATTATAACAGTATTACAGGACCTTGAGATTCAAACATCAACTAAACTATCACTTCAATTCTTGATACTCACCGCATCACGACAAAAGGAAGTTTTAAACGCCAAATGGGATGAGATTGATTTCAATCTGAACAAATGGATCGTCCCTGCAAGCCGGATGAAAGCAGGTAAGGAACATGAGGTCCCCTTATCGGATCAGGCCCTAAAAATTCTCCAAGATGCAAAGCTAAATGATGGTGACAGCCCCCTGCTCTTCCCAAGTTCTGCCACAGGCAAACCACTCTCAGATAACACGCTTCGACTGGTCCTTCAAAAGAGGCTTAAGCTTGATACAACCACACATGGTCTGCGCTCTAGTTTTAAAGATTGGGCATCAGAGACAACGCATTACCCTAATGAAGTCTCTGAGATGGCATTAGCACACACTATCCCAAATGCCGTTGAAGCAGCCTACCGGCGCGGCAATCTGTTTGAGAAGAGACGGCAGCTTATGAATGACTGGGCTGCTTACCTGTATGGCCAGCAATCTGAGGTCATTCAGCTTACAAGAGGAAACACAGCATGAATGATAACAACCCTGTTCAGCCAACACTGCTGCGGCTCAAACACATCATCGGCGATAAGACACATCCTCCTATCATTCCTCTCTCACGCTCAGCGTGGTGGCAGGGCGTAAAGGACGGTAGATACCCATCACCTATCAAAATTGGAGCGAACACCACTGTATGGCGTTCAGATGATATTCAGAAACTTGTTGATGATATGTGCGCAGGCAAGATGAGCTAAGAGCACCCCATCAAAGATGCACCTGCCTATAATGTTTTTTTTGCCCTTTGTGTTTTGAAAAAATTTTTTTGAAAATGGTGATACAAACGGTACAAGTGATACAACCCTTATGACGCAAGGCTTACAGCTGTACCACTTCTGTATCACTGTCACAGTTTTAAAGGGAACGTGAGACGGAAAATGGAATCTGAAAATAAAAAACCCACAGAAAACACTACTGGTAAAGTTGGTAGCTCACTTGTCTAAACAGCCAAGGTTCAAGGTCCGCGGGCCGCGGACCTGGATGCAAATATTTTATTTAAACAACCGCCTAAAAAAAGACGAGAACAGTTAAAAAATCAGCTTTTGTATTGCTCACTTATTCCTAGAGTTTATTGCAATATAACCTTGTCGCTCGATGTCTGGAAACTGGTCACCCCGGCGAACATAGTTCCCCTCACTAAGTCGTCCGGTTGTTTCAAAATCCCAACGCTCCTCGCGTCCGGTTGCAAGCGCCCTATCCACCACCCGTCTCTCGGATTGTGAGCTAAGCACACGTTGTTTCAGTTCTGCCAAATTCCAATGTGAAGTTGCTATTGCAGTTAATCTTTGTTCATCTGGATGACCTTGACCAGCAAGGTTGTTCAGCTCAAGAGGATCTACTGAAAGATCATAGAATTGCGGCGGATAGGCTTCAGAAAGCACAATTTTTTTGTCCTTGTCGCGCACAGAAACTCTTGGTGCAGCTGTGCCGCCATCAATATGTTCAGCAAAGACTGGGCCGATAACGGTCCCTCCCATCAGAGCGGGGAGCAGACTTCTTCCATCCAGCTGCGTGGGGATTTCGTCATTATCAAGGCCTGCAAGGCCAAGAAATGTTGGGAACAAATCAAGCAATGAAACTGGATGTGTAACTCTTTGTTCTTTTTGATCAGGCAGAGACACAATTAGAGGAACCTGTATGGCGGGGTTGAACAGAGTCTTTTTGAACCACATTCCCCGTTCGCCGATCATATCTCCATGATCAGATGTGAAAACAACAACAGTATTGTCTCCAAATCCAGCCTGCATCAAAGCTTCTATGACATGGCCAAACAACTCATCAATATGGGAAATCATGCCATAATACCCACGTCGCGCACGACGATAATCTTGGTCTGTTAATGCCAGTTTGTGCTGGCTGTAGTGGTAATACAGAGATTGGCTGTGCGGATCACGGTCCTTCAGGGGAATGAACGCTGCACGTGGGTCATCAATCTCCACATCCTGATAGAGGTCCCAGTATTTTTGTTTTGTGACATAGGGATCATGAGGCTGGGTAAGTGAAACCGTCATAAAAAAAGGCCGTGTCTCTTGCCGTCGCTTCAACGCAAAAATCTCACGTCTTGCCTGATGAACAACATCCTCATCATATTCGATCTGCATTGAGTGGGCGACTGGAGCAGCATCACGCACCGTATCCAGTGTGGAAACACCAAAACTGCGTACCTCATTTTCACCACCTGTTATGTCTCTGAAATCCCCATCTGGTGTCCATGACATGTCAGCAGGATAGATTTCAGGAGTAAGCCGCTCTTCAAATCCATGAAATTGATCTGGGCCAACAAAATGCATCTTTCCTGAGATACAGGTATAATAACCCGCCAAACGGAGATAATGGGTGAAGGTAGGCACAGACGCTGGGAATTCTGCGCCATTATCAAAGGCGCTTATTCGTGAAGGCAGACGGCCAGACATCAAACTGCAGCGTGATGGAGCACATAAAGGATATGTGCAAAATGCTTGTTCAAAGACCGTTCCGTTGCGGGCGAGTTTATCCAGATTGGGTGTCTTACATACCGTGCCACCATAGGCTGACAGGACAAAAGCGGTAAGTTGGTCTACCATAAATAAAAGAATATTGGGTTTCCGGCTCACCTGTTTGTTTGCCTCTCTTTAACATAGCGTGCAATTTCGGCTCGGTAGAGGCTCTGGATACGTTCTGTTATCTTTCTGTCTCCCGAACCAATTTTCTTGCCATCAATTTCAGCAACCGGGGTCTGCGCACCAAATGTTCCGGTAAGAAACGCCTCATCAGCTCCATAAGCTTCATATAATGTAAAGTTTTTCTCAAAGACGGGAATATCGTTTGCAGCACACAAATCTATGACTTTTTGTCGGGTAACCCCGTTCATGCAATAATCCCCGGTTGAGGTCCAAACTTCACCTCTTCGAACAACAAAAAAATTGCAGGCATTCGTTGTGTTCACAAACCCTTGAGGGTCAAGCATGAGGGCTTCATCACCGCCTGCTTGCTCTGCCTGAAGACAGGCTATGACACAATTTAGCTTCGAATGGCTGTTATATTTCGCATCCTGACTCAAAGGCAAGCCACGTACCTGTGGCACAGTTGCCAGACGTATCCCGTCATGCCCTAGCGTTTCTGCAGGTTTGGAATGTTCAATAATCGCCACGATAGTTGGACCTGTTCGACTGAGAGAGGGATGTTGAAACGGCTTCACTTTCACCCCCCTGGTGATCATGAATCGGCAGTGCGCATCAGTGGTAATGCCATTCGCGGCGGCTGTATGATTCAAAATTTGAAGCACACCCTCTGGTGTCAGGCCAGTGTCAAGCGATACAGCCTTACAAGAATTGAAAAAACGGTCCATGTGTTCATCGAAAAATGTCCAGACACCGTCATATAGGCGCAGCCCCTCCCACATGCCATCTCCCAACATGAAGCCGCTATCATAAACTGAAACCTTTGCATCTGCTTTTGGAACGATTTTCCCATCAACATATATTTTGATGGTCTCATTACGTGCGTCTTCCAACGAATCGTGAGTTGTTTTGCTCATGATGTAACGATCCTATTTTGGCAAATTTCTTTTAAAACAAGGTCTTCTTCGGTTGCAGAGCGACAAAAAAAGACCCTATTTACTTTTTCGTGTGACTATATCGCACCTATAACTATTAGTTCTCCTCATTTTTCATCCTGTCCTTAAGGAATTCGCCGTATCGGCTAAGTGATGAAATAAAAGCCCAATAAATAAAGGCGATGAAAACATACGTTTCCATGTAATAGGAAATCCATTCACCGGTCCCGAACGCAGCCTGTGCAGACGCCAGCAGGTCAAACAGGCCAATAATAATCACAACCGCGGTTTCTTTGAACGTCACAACCACCATATTGATTGTAGACGGCAGCGCATGACGAAATACCTGAGGCATCGTAATCAACCATAAGACCTGCCATTTACCAAGCCCTAAGGACGCTCCTCCCTCACTTTGGCCCACAGGGATCGCTTGGAATCCCCCTCGGAACACTTCTGCTTGGTAACAAGCAAAAAACAGGGCAAATGCAAGTATAATCCGCCAGATTTTATCGCCTTGCAGCCATTCCGGCAGCAGGATCGGAATAACTACAGCCGCCGTAAATAATGTCGTTAGCAAAGGCAAAGAACGGATTAAATCAATTATCAACGACGCAATCAGCCTGACCAGAGGTAAGCGAGATCGTCTCATCAGGGCCAGACCAAGCCCGCCTGGCAACCCCAACAATACGACGGATGAAAATAAAAACAGGACAAGTGATAATCCACCCCATTTATCTGTTGTCACCTTTGTTAGACCCAGCGCACTACCTTCCATCAGAAGATAGTAGCCTGCAAAGCCGACAACCCAGAGGGTGACAATCCGTTTCGCCTTCCAAAACCAGGGGATACAAGACAATATGATAGTGAAAATAATCGCAAATGCTGCTGTGGTTGAACGCCAATGTTCATCATAGGGGTAAAGTCCAAACAGGATCAACCTGTGACGGGCATCGATAATTGACCAACACGCCCCTGCAATCTCTTCTCGGCACGAACCAACTTCTTCAACTGTCCACACTGACCTAACGACAGCCCAATCAAAGGCCAACCAAAACAACCAGCCCAAAAACATTGCAACTAAAATTGTAATCGCACCGTCTAGCCGTGTGGCAAAGGCTCTCCGCCAAAGGCTTGTGAGCATGGAATGTGGAGGATGAGCCACACCCATCAGCCAAACCCTTTGAGAGTGAGTTTAGCATTAAGCCAATTTATAAATTGGGCCATGGTAAAATTCACGGCAAGAAAGCTGCCCATCAGTATTGCAATAAGTTCAAGCGTCTGCCCTGACTGATTGATCGATGTGGACACAATATAAAACAAGTCAGAAAAGCCAATTGCCACCCCAACAGTTGTAGCTTTCATGATAAAGATCCATTGGTTGCCCAGAGGCGGAACAATCGAGCGCAAAGCGATAGGCACTTTTATTGTCCACCAAATTCCAAAACTCTTTAAACCAACACTCCTACCTGCTTCAACCAACCCTTTAGGGACTTCGTCGAGCCCCCCGCGAACAACCTCTGCTATGTAAGCTGCGCCATAAAATACAATGCCAACAATCATTGCCACCAACTCCACTGAGAGCATGCCTCCGCCGCGGAATCTGAGCCCTTTTAGTTCTGGCACAGACACAATATCTGACCCGGCAGGAGATAAACCAACTGCAGCCAAGATACAAACAGCCAAAATTGTAACTAGCCAGACCCCAATTGCCTTCCAAACAGCGCTCATCATTCTAATTAGAATGACTGCAAAAACAATTGATGAAACAACGATAACAAGGAGTGTAGTTAATGACAGATTAAGGGACGGAACAGCAACACCTCGGTTTGAGAGAAATAGTATATCTGCCACTGAATACGCACTTTTCGGAGAAGGGAAATGAATTAATATCGAATATAAAAAAACCACCTGAAGGATCAGAGGTATATTCCTGAATATCTGCACATAAAGACTGGAAAGAACCTTAAGGCCAAGAATGTCGCTATCTCGCATAGTACCGATAACAAAACCGAAGATGGTTGCAAAGAAAATGGAAATAAATCCTACAAACAAAGTATTGAGAAGCCCTATTGTCAATGTGCGGGCGTAAGTATCGTCAATGCTTCTTTCGATTAAGGAAAATGAATAGGCCCAGCCAGTGGCTCGCTCAAGAAATGAAAAGCCTGATGTGATACCAAGGGCTGTTAAATTTGTTTCCGCACTGCTGATTGCACCATAGATAACAGCTAGCGTTACAGTAACAAGAGCCAATTGGACGCAAATGTCGCGCCCACTCATTCGGTGAAAGTCTCGCCAATTCAGCATAAGAAATCTACACAACAGGAGTACCGCCCTGCATTTACGCAGGACGGCACTTTTTTAATCGCACGTTCTTTAGTCAAGGATAGGAGAATAGAGAACTCCGCCATTACTCCATAGATTGTTCAGACCGCGCTCAAGCTTGTATGGAGATTCCGAACCGAGATTGCGTTCGTAAATTTCACCAAAATTACCCATCGCGGCAATCATTTCACGAGCCCAAGTATCACGCATGCCTAGACGTTCACCCATACCTTTGTCTACACCAAGCAGACGGGCAACTGTCGGGTTAGGCGGACTTGCAACCATTTGGTCTACATTGCCTGAGTTGACCCCAAGCTCCTCGGCTTTGATGAGAGCAGCAAGCATCCAATTCACGATATCAACCCATTTCTCGTCACCCTGCCGCATGGCGGCGGCGATAGGCTCTGCAGACAATTTGTCGCCAAGAATGACATGCTGATCAGCATCATCAAATTGGTTGGCCAGCAGCACAGCGATCGCAGGTCCCCAGGCGGCATAGGCATCACAGCGTCCTGATTTGTAGGCACCGATGACTTCTGCTGTCTTTTCGAAGCTCACCATTTCGTGTTGGATGTTTTCACTCTTCAGGTGGTCAGCGACGATACGCTCGATCGTGGTCCCAGCAGCAACACATACTGTGCCGCCATCAAGACCCTTTACAGTATCAATGCCCAGTTCTTTACGTACCATAATCTGTGCGCCACCAAAGAAGTATGGAATTGAAAACTGCAAACCTAGCTCGGTATCGCGCCCCATGGTCCATCCGGTTGCCTTGATCACAACGTCCACATCCCCAGACTGAAGCGCGGGAAAACGTTGCGCCCAACTCAACGGGACGATTTGGTTCTTATCTGGAGACCCAAGAATGGCAACAGTCAAGGCACGACAAAGATCGATATCAAGACCCTTCCATTCATTTTTATCGTTCACTTCAACAAAGCCAAAATAGCTCCCATTATGGCCGGAACACAAAAGTGTCCCACGTTCCTGAACTTTTTGTAATGTTGGACTGTCAGCTAGAGCCGCAGAGCCCACTCCAACAACCCCGATAGTCGCTATCGTTGCTGCAGCTAATTTTCGTAATATCTTCATACTAACCCTCCCTGTTTGTTCTATATATCAGCACGATCATTTCATATATCGATAGTGACAGGCAGAAAAATAGGTGTCAAGTTGGCAGAATGTTAAGGTGTCGAGGTTGGAAAAAGAGCTGAACAGTTACTGTGCTCTGAAAAAATACATTTACTGCCCAAGAAGCGGAAGAGCGTCTTTAAGGTCTGACTTTAAGCTGTCTATATTTTCAAATCCTATATTGAACCGGACAAGTTGGCCGTCTTCTCGCCACGTGCTTGCTGTTCGGACTGGCTTAACTGGCAGAACTAGACTTTCATACCCTCCCCAACTAACGCCGATACCAAAATAATGTAGTTTGTCAACAAATGCTCGAATCTGCTGGTCTGAGCAGGGATGAAAAATCACACCAAATAAACCGGCAGCCCCGGTACAATCTCTCTTCCAGTATTCATGTCCAGGACAGTCTGCAAAGGCGGGATGGAGGATACGCTTTACTTGTGGCTGTTCTTTTAACCATCGGGCAATCTCCCGGCCAGCTTTATCTGCCTGTTCCATCCGCATGGCCAATGTCCGAATCCCACGTAAAGCAAGAAATACCTCCTGACTTCCCGTTTTATCGCCATAAGCCATAGTGAATTTGCGGATTTGTTCATCCAATGATTGGTCTGCACACGCAACAGCACCCATCATCGCATCTGAATGGCCACAAATATATTTTGAAATTGAGTACAAAACCACATCAACACCCAATTCAAGTGGTCTACAAAAGCAGGCCGCGAACCAGGTCCCGTCAATAATGGTTTTCACATTATTTGGTTTTGCAGCCGAGACTATAGCCCGAATATCGGGAAACTCAAATGTACCGGACCCGGGCGCTTCAAACATTATTGCAACGGTGTTTTTTCTAAACAAGCCGCCTATCTTAGCGCCAATCATGGGGTCAAAATATTCAATCTCAACACCACGCGATGCCAAAACAACATCACAAAAATTTCGCGTATTTCCATAAACATGATCAGCGACCAGCAAGTGATCACCCGGCTTTGT
This genomic stretch from SAR116 cluster alpha proteobacterium HIMB100 harbors:
- a CDS encoding Integrase (PFAM: Phage integrase family), with protein sequence MASHAAHKLSALFVKKTNKPGKYSDGLGLYLIVEPTGSKRWEQRLTIKGKRCDLGLGSTKLVTLEEARLTAQSNKKTAKDGGDPRQLKKLQEGERLSFYDVTLSAHQVLVPTFKTEKYAEQWLATLENHVFKVIGHKPISSITSADILSVLAPIWTEKTDTAKKLKQRLSYIMKWAKAKAYYTGDNPVELAEQALPRPKGSDNHFAALPFSEVPGIITVLQDLEIQTSTKLSLQFLILTASRQKEVLNAKWDEIDFNLNKWIVPASRMKAGKEHEVPLSDQALKILQDAKLNDGDSPLLFPSSATGKPLSDNTLRLVLQKRLKLDTTTHGLRSSFKDWASETTHYPNEVSEMALAHTIPNAVEAAYRRGNLFEKRRQLMNDWAAYLYGQQSEVIQLTRGNTA
- a CDS encoding periplasmic component of amino acid ABC-type transporter/signal transduction system (PFAM: Bacterial extracellular solute-binding proteins, family 3) — translated: MKILRKLAAATIATIGVVGVGSAALADSPTLQKVQERGTLLCSGHNGSYFGFVEVNDKNEWKGLDIDLCRALTVAILGSPDKNQIVPLSWAQRFPALQSGDVDVVIKATGWTMGRDTELGLQFSIPYFFGGAQIMVRKELGIDTVKGLDGGTVCVAAGTTIERIVADHLKSENIQHEMVSFEKTAEVIGAYKSGRCDAYAAWGPAIAVLLANQFDDADQHVILGDKLSAEPIAAAMRQGDEKWVDIVNWMLAALIKAEELGVNSGNVDQMVASPPNPTVARLLGVDKGMGERLGMRDTWAREMIAAMGNFGEIYERNLGSESPYKLERGLNNLWSNGGVLYSPILD
- a CDS encoding cystathionine beta-lyase (PFAM: Cys/Met metabolism PLP-dependent enzyme~TIGRFAM: cystathionine beta-lyase, bacterial), translating into MAKNLSNIQDVLVEMGRPRRIEGRHVNLPIELGSTMVFDSLSAFEEARDKRYQSGTMYYGRYGNEASFQFESVLAELEGAAGVTLTSSGVAAISMTLSTVTKPGDHLLVADHVYGNTRNFCDVVLASRGVEIEYFDPMIGAKIGGLFRKNTVAIMFEAPGSGTFEFPDIRAIVSAAKPNNVKTIIDGTWFAACFCRPLELGVDVVLYSISKYICGHSDAMMGAVACADQSLDEQIRKFTMAYGDKTGSQEVFLALRGIRTLAMRMEQADKAGREIARWLKEQPQVKRILHPAFADCPGHEYWKRDCTGAAGLFGVIFHPCSDQQIRAFVDKLHYFGIGVSWGGYESLVLPVKPVRTASTWREDGQLVRFNIGFENIDSLKSDLKDALPLLGQ
- a CDS encoding ABC-type amino acid transport system, permease component (PFAM: Binding-protein-dependent transport system inner membrane component~TIGRFAM: amine acid ABC transporter, permease protein, 3-TM region, His/Glu/Gln/Arg/opine family), translating into MSGRDICVQLALVTVTLAVIYGAISSAETNLTALGITSGFSFLERATGWAYSFSLIERSIDDTYARTLTIGLLNTLFVGFISIFFATIFGFVIGTMRDSDILGLKVLSSLYVQIFRNIPLILQVVFLYSILIHFPSPKSAYSVADILFLSNRGVAVPSLNLSLTTLLVIVVSSIVFAVILIRMMSAVWKAIGVWLVTILAVCILAAVGLSPAGSDIVSVPELKGLRFRGGGMLSVELVAMIVGIVFYGAAYIAEVVRGGLDEVPKGLVEAGRSVGLKSFGIWWTIKVPIALRSIVPPLGNQWIFIMKATTVGVAIGFSDLFYIVSTSINQSGQTLELIAILMGSFLAVNFTMAQFINWLNAKLTLKGFG
- a CDS encoding ABC-type amino acid transport system, permease component (PFAM: Binding-protein-dependent transport system inner membrane component~TIGRFAM: amine acid ABC transporter, permease protein, 3-TM region, His/Glu/Gln/Arg/opine family), with product MGVAHPPHSMLTSLWRRAFATRLDGAITILVAMFLGWLFWLAFDWAVVRSVWTVEEVGSCREEIAGACWSIIDARHRLILFGLYPYDEHWRSTTAAFAIIFTIILSCIPWFWKAKRIVTLWVVGFAGYYLLMEGSALGLTKVTTDKWGGLSLVLFLFSSVVLLGLPGGLGLALMRRSRLPLVRLIASLIIDLIRSLPLLTTLFTAAVVIPILLPEWLQGDKIWRIILAFALFFACYQAEVFRGGFQAIPVGQSEGGASLGLGKWQVLWLITMPQVFRHALPSTINMVVVTFKETAVVIIIGLFDLLASAQAAFGTGEWISYYMETYVFIAFIYWAFISSLSRYGEFLKDRMKNEEN
- a CDS encoding choline-sulfatase (PFAM: Choline sulfatase enzyme C terminal; Sulfatase~TIGRFAM: choline-sulfatase), whose product is MSRKPNILLFMVDQLTAFVLSAYGGTVCKTPNLDKLARNGTVFEQAFCTYPLCAPSRCSLMSGRLPSRISAFDNGAEFPASVPTFTHYLRLAGYYTCISGKMHFVGPDQFHGFEERLTPEIYPADMSWTPDGDFRDITGGENEVRSFGVSTLDTVRDAAPVAHSMQIEYDEDVVHQARREIFALKRRQETRPFFMTVSLTQPHDPYVTKQKYWDLYQDVEIDDPRAAFIPLKDRDPHSQSLYYHYSQHKLALTDQDYRRARRGYYGMISHIDELFGHVIEALMQAGFGDNTVVVFTSDHGDMIGERGMWFKKTLFNPAIQVPLIVSLPDQKEQRVTHPVSLLDLFPTFLGLAGLDNDEIPTQLDGRSLLPALMGGTVIGPVFAEHIDGGTAAPRVSVRDKDKKIVLSEAYPPQFYDLSVDPLELNNLAGQGHPDEQRLTAIATSHWNLAELKQRVLSSQSERRVVDRALATGREERWDFETTGRLSEGNYVRRGDQFPDIERQGYIAINSRNK
- a CDS encoding Prophage CP4-57 regulatory protein (AlpA) (PFAM: Prophage CP4-57 regulatory protein (AlpA)), with translation MNDNNPVQPTLLRLKHIIGDKTHPPIIPLSRSAWWQGVKDGRYPSPIKIGANTTVWRSDDIQKLVDDMCAGKMS
- a CDS encoding branched-chain amino acid aminotransferase/4-amino-4-deoxychorismate lyase (PFAM: Aminotransferase class IV); amino-acid sequence: MSKTTHDSLEDARNETIKIYVDGKIVPKADAKVSVYDSGFMLGDGMWEGLRLYDGVWTFFDEHMDRFFNSCKAVSLDTGLTPEGVLQILNHTAAANGITTDAHCRFMITRGVKVKPFQHPSLSRTGPTIVAIIEHSKPAETLGHDGIRLATVPQVRGLPLSQDAKYNSHSKLNCVIACLQAEQAGGDEALMLDPQGFVNTTNACNFFVVRRGEVWTSTGDYCMNGVTRQKVIDLCAANDIPVFEKNFTLYEAYGADEAFLTGTFGAQTPVAEIDGKKIGSGDRKITERIQSLYRAEIARYVKERQTNR